A segment of the Pseudoalteromonas piscicida genome:
GCGGTGCTGGGCTTATTGCCTGCTACGCCTTATTGAACAGCCCAACACTTAAATTCACCTGTTTAGATGTCAATGCGCTTGCGCTGTTTGCCACACAGCAGACTTTAGCTTTAAACAACCTTAGTGCAACTTTGTTGCTTAGTGATGGTTTAAGTGAATTGAATGGTAAATTTAACCTTATTTTAAGCAATCCACCATTTCATACAGGCCTTTCAACAGACTATGACATCGCTGAGCAATTTCTACATAACATTAAGCGTCATATGGATACCAAGTCTAATATTCAGTTAGTAGCAAATAGCTTCTTAAAATACCCACCTATTTTAGAAGCTCAGTTTGAACAGTTTGAAGTTGTCACTAAAAACACTAAATTCGCCATCTATAAAGCGCAGTAGTTTACTAACCTTAAGGTTTACTTGCTTATATCAAGTAAACCTTAACTCAAACCCACCTTTTATCTTTTCATTTTCAAAGATTTGCTCTACTTTATTATAATGAGTTATTGGATCTCAAAAGCTCTGTAGCCGCAGCTAAGGCTGATCATACAGCTGGAATAAGAATGAGTAAGCAATTAACCAAAACAAGCATAAGAAAAGTATTGATCAGCGCAGTGATGCTTGTAACCGCGCTGTGCCTCTCTTTATCCATATCTATTTCCACTTACCTTGATGTAAAAGAGCAAAAACAACTGATCATCAATAAAATAGAGATGATAGCCGACATCGTTGCGTTCAATTCTCAGATCACAATTTTATTCGATGATCGAAAAACTGAAGATGCACGTCTAAAGTCTTTTCAACAAGTGGATATCATCAAAAACATCCATATCTATGCCATGGATGACGTAACCAACAGTCCTGTATTTTTTACCAGTTACAACGCCAGTCGAACACCACCAGTACCGCTAAAGGTTAATCAAATTGAAGAGTTAAAAACCCCGAAGGTCTCAGAAGACTACATTGAATTGATTAAACCTGTAATTTATGAGGGGAATATTGAAGGTTATGTTTATGTCCGCGGTGGCTTAGAAAGGCTCTCAAACTATATAAATAAAAAAATCTTGGTAGATATCGCGCTCACCTTATTCGTACTCCTCCTCGTATTGCTAGTTTCAAGGGGGATCCAAAAGCGTATAGCGACGCCAATTGAAGAACTCTCAGCACTATTGCAGGACGTTTCAAAAAATCATAATTACAGTGCAAGAGCGCCTGGCAGCAATATTTCTGAACTAAACGTATTAGCAAATAACTTAAATATCATGTTAGCTCGCACCGAAAATCAACTTGAGCGTCATAAAGCGGATAAACAAGAAATAAAACAGCTCAACCAGAGCTTGGAAGAAAAAGTGAATCAACGCACAATTGCGCTGAGAGAGGCTAACCAAGAACTGCTGAACGCTTTAGAGCGTATGCATCAATACCAGAACCAAATCATCGAGAACGAGAAAATGGCTTCGCTGGGGCAAATGGTGGCAGGTGTTGCCCACGAGGTAAATACC
Coding sequences within it:
- a CDS encoding sensor histidine kinase, which encodes MSKQLTKTSIRKVLISAVMLVTALCLSLSISISTYLDVKEQKQLIINKIEMIADIVAFNSQITILFDDRKTEDARLKSFQQVDIIKNIHIYAMDDVTNSPVFFTSYNASRTPPVPLKVNQIEELKTPKVSEDYIELIKPVIYEGNIEGYVYVRGGLERLSNYINKKILVDIALTLFVLLLVLLVSRGIQKRIATPIEELSALLQDVSKNHNYSARAPGSNISELNVLANNLNIMLARTENQLERHKADKQEIKQLNQSLEEKVNQRTIALREANQELLNALERMHQYQNQIIENEKMASLGQMVAGVAHEVNTPIGLGITGSTLLRDKLSDIREAFQTKSLTSKQLERFVNDGIENLDLIYRNLNRAAELVSSFKRLAVSQDLEVNSQIDLSNLLTEVVASMRAELSTKQPEVTIDCDSGLAIESKAGPLQQVLEQLISNSLLHGFKDQQNNSIAITVKPSMGQLAIEYADNGMGVPKAIKKRIFDPFITTRRGEGGSGLGMHLVYNLVTQALGGSITLDEEFSQGAKFIITLPLSGNLK